The Candidozyma auris chromosome 1, complete sequence genome includes a region encoding these proteins:
- the PWP2 gene encoding snoRNA-binding rRNA-processing protein PWP2, producing the protein MKSDFKLSNLVGTVYREGNLVFTDDGTKLISPVGNRVSCFDLINSKSFTFSYQHRKNIKRIALNKQCTLMLSVDEDGRAILVNFTSRVVLHHFNFKGVVRDLQFSEDGHYFAVAVDRFVQIWKTPDFNEDRQFAPFVRHRVYAGHYNDVLSVTWSPDSRFVLSTSKDLSARVFSVNNEDKAAAAVLHGHRDYVIQAFFNSTQETIYTVTKDGALNQYEYIEEDEDEVEQNGQHNESDDEENVMPLDGKGENSGRWRITAKNFFHIEGGRVRCAAFHAPSNMLVVGFTTGEFRLYDLPEFSLIQSLSMGQNAVDTVSINKSGEWFAFGSSKAGQLLVYEWQSESYILKQQGHFDAMNCLCYSPDGSRVVTASDDGKIKVWDINSGFCLMTFTEHIGGVTAVSFAKKGQVMFSASLDGTVRAWDLIRFRNFRTFTAPERVQFTSLAIDPSGEIVVAGSQEEFEIFVWSVQTGALLDSLAGHEGPISCLAFGAEGSVLASSSWDKTIRIWSIFSRTQLSEPIEMEHDVLALAVRPDAKEVAVSTLNGYILTHDVESTNQTHSIDIRKDVFAGRHMSDRFESKNSARAKNFTTIAYSFDGQAIVAGGNNNSICLYDIADEVLLKRFVVSENMSLDGTLTQLNSSKITDAGTSIDAVDMAGEASDKESRMDTSLPGSHRGDPGARNLRPQVRVTGVQFSPTAGSFGAATTEGLLIYSTDHTVEFDPFDLDVEVTSASVLESLEEKEWLHAVVMAFRLNEHHLIERCLESVPVKDIRLVCGELPHVYVGRLLEHLGRRMNSGEGSQHIEFNLLWVKALLDSHGQYITSKKADFASGIRLVQRFLSRVAKDVVGVSKKSGYLYGYLRDNKQGIEEEIGEHDMDEIKIDESEGDSEDDEVDMDEEEEEDGEWHGFEGK; encoded by the coding sequence ATGAAATCCGACTTTAAACTTTCCAATTTGGTCGGAACCGTGTATCGGGAGGGTAACCTCGTTTTCACAGATGACGGCACAAAGCTTATTTCGCCTGTGGGCAACAGGGTATCGTGCtttgacttgatcaacagcAAGTCCTTCACTTTCAGCTATCAGCATCGcaagaatatcaaaagAATTGCGTTGAACAAGCAATGTACCTTGATgctttctgttgatgaggatggCAGAGCAATTCTTGTGAATTTCACGTCAAGGGTCGTTTTGCAtcacttcaacttcaaaggTGTCGTGAGAGATCTCCAGTTCAGTGAAGATGGCCACTATTTCGCCGTAGCTGTTGACAGATTTGTGCAAATATGGAAGACCCCAGACTTTAACGAGGACCGACAGTTTGCTCCCTTTGTCAGACACAGAGTATATGCTGGACACTACAACGACGTTCTTTCAGTGACATGGTCCCCAGATCTGCGGTTCGTTCTTTCGACATCAAAAGATCTTTCAGCACGGGTATTCTCAGTTAACAACGAGGACAAAGCTGCCGCTGCCGTGCTCCATGGTCATCGTGATTACGTTATCCAGgcattcttcaattccacACAAGAAACAATATACACAGTCACTAAAGATGGTGCATTGAATCAGTACGAATATATcgaggaagacgaagacgaagTTGAGCAGAATGGACAGCATAATGAAAGcgacgatgaagagaatgtcATGCCGTTGGACGGGAAGGGTGAAAATTCAGGCAGATGGCGTATCACTGCAAAGAATTTTTTCCATATTGAAGGCGGCAGGGTTCGCTGTGCTGCTTTCCACGCCCCAAGCAACATGTTAGTGGTTGGATTTACCACTGGTGAGTTTCGTCTTTATGATCTTCCAGAGTTCTCTCTTATTCAGCTGTTGTCCATGGGACAGAATGCTGTCGACACTGTTAGCATCAATAAAAGCGGTGAATGGTTCGCTTTTGGGTCTTCAAAGGCtggtcaacttcttgtGTATGAATGGCAGAGTGAATCCTATATTCTCAAGCAACAGGGCCACTTCGATGCCATGAACTGCTTGTGCTACTCTCCGGATGGATCAAGGGTCGTTACTGCTTCAGACGACGGGAAAATCAAGGTCTGGGACATCAACTCTGGATTCTGTCTTATGACCTTCACGGAGCATATAGGTGGTGTCACCGCGGTCagctttgcaaagaagggCCAGGTGATGTTCTCTGCTTCGTTGGATGGCACTGTGAGAGCATGGGATTTGATCAGGTTCCGTAACTTCAGAACCTTCACCGCGCCAGAAAGGGTTCAGTTTACGAGTTTGGCAATTGACCCTAGTGGTGAGATCGTTGTTGCAGGTTCTCAAGAGGAATTTGAGATATTTGTGTGGTCAGTTCAGACCGGTGCTCTTCTAGACTCTTTGGCTGGCCACGAGGGTCCTATATCATGTCTTGCATTTGGAGCCGAAGGCTCTGTTTTGGCGTCGAGTTCGTGGGACAAGACAATCAGAATTTGGAGTATTTTCAGTCGAACGCAGCTCTCCGAACCCATTGAGATGGAGCACGATGTCTTGGCTCTTGCAGTAAGACCGGATGCCAAAGAGGTGGCCGTCAGCACCCTTAATGGCTACATCCTTACGCATGATGTTGAGCTGACGAATCAAACTCACTCCATTGATATCAGAAAAGATGTCTTTGCCGGTCGTCATATGAGCGACCGCTTTGAACTGAAGAACAGCGCCAGAGCGAAAAACTTCACTACAATTGCATACTCCTTCGACGGCCAAGCTATAGTAGCCGGAGGAAATAACAATAGCATCTGTCTTTACGATATTGCTGACGAGGTCTTATTGAAACGATTCGTTGTCTCCGAAAACATGTCTCTTGACGGCACTCTCACTCAGCTCAATAGCTCCAAGATAACTGATGCAGGTACTTCTATAGATGCTGTTGACATGGCAGGTGAGGCATCCGATAAGGAACTGCGAATGGATACGTCATTGCCAGGATCGCATCGTGGAGACCCCGGAGCCAGAAACTTGCGTCCACAAGTTCGTGTCACTGGCGTTCAATTCTCCCCAACAGCCGGCTCGTTTGGTGCTGCAACCACAGAAGGTCTTCTCATCTACAGTACTGACCACACGGTGGAGTTTGACCCGTTTGACTTAGACGTGGAGGTGACATCTGCCAGTGTATTGGAAagtcttgaagagaaagagtGGCTCCATGCTGTCGTGATGGCGTTCCGTTTAAACGAGCACCACTTGATCGAAAGATGTCTTGAAAGTGTCCCTGTCAAAGACATTCGTCTTGTGTGTGGGGAGTTGCCACACGTTTACGTCGGTAGACTTCTCGAGCATCTTGGACGCAGAATGAATTCGGGTGAGGGTTCTCAGCACATTGAGTTCAATCTTTTGTGGGTGAAGGCGCTTCTAGACAGCCATGGCCAGTACATCacatcaaagaaagcagACTTTGCGCTGGGAATTCGACTCGTGCAGAGATTTTTAAGTAGAGTGGCGAAGGACGTGGTTGGCGTGAGCAAAAAGTCGGGGTACCTCTATGGGTATTTGAGAGACAACAAGCAAGGTATAGAAGAGGAAATTGGGGAGCACGATATGGATGAGATCAAGATCGACGAGAGTGAAGGAGacagtgaagatgacgaggTCGATATggacgaagaggaggaggaagacgGAGAGTGGCATGGCTTTGAAGGCAAGTGA